A genome region from Triticum aestivum cultivar Chinese Spring chromosome 2B, IWGSC CS RefSeq v2.1, whole genome shotgun sequence includes the following:
- the LOC123046483 gene encoding 26S proteasome non-ATPase regulatory subunit 8 homolog A: protein MDRELEEANCKFAWLKLACAEDELDSCATLLSELKVLLTKFPSMPPSFERTPNAVAELRLARAIYEFAVIFSIKVKDQDAFERNFFQLKVFYMDTRGILPPSPEEYRILGLNLMRLLAENRVAEFHTELELLPPRALDHPCIKYAVELEQSFMEGTYNRLTDGRQAVPHETYLYFMDLLAETVRDEIADCSGQAYDHLPVDDTRKMLMFSSEQKLLEYISEIQHEWEVQNHSVLFHMAKVQPRVGIQAHQMIKRSLCYARELERIV from the exons ATGGATCGGGAGCTGGAGGAGGCGAACTGCAAGTTCGCGTGGCTCAAGCTCGCCTGCGCGGAGGACGAGCTCGACTCCTGCGCTACCCTGCTCTCGGAGCTCAAG GTTCTCCTCACAAAGTTTCCTAGCATGCCACCATCATTTGAGAGGACACCTAATGCAGTTGCGGAGCTGAGACTCGCAA GGGCCATATACGAGTTTGCTGTTATCTTCAGCATCAAAGTTAAGGACCAAGATGCATTTGAGAGGAACTTCTTCCAACTAAAAGTTTTCTACATGGATACAAG AGGCATACTCCCACCATCACCAGAAGAATATCGAATTTTGGGGCTTAATCTTATGAGGCTGTTGGCTGAGAACAGAGTAGCTGAATTCCACACTGAGCTGGAACTTCTGCCCCCGAGAGCCCTAGACCATCCTTGCATCAAATATGCAGTGGAGCTTGAGCAATCCTTTATGGAAGGTACCTACAACCGATTAACTGATGGTCGACAAGCTGTGCCACATGAGACATACCTCTACTTCATGGACCTTCTTGCTGAAACTGTTAG AGATGAGATAGCTGATTGCAGTGGTCAGGCATACGATCACTTGCCAGTGGATGATACCAGAAAAATGCTGATGTTTTCCTCTGAGCAAAAGCTTCTGGAGTACATATCAGAG ATACAACATGAATGGGAGGTTCAGAATCATTCGGTCCTTTTCCACATGGCGAAGGTCCAACCCCGTGTCGGCATACAAGCGCATCAGATGATCAAGCGATCTCTTTGCTACGCACGGGAGCTCGAGCGGATCGTGTAA
- the LOC123046482 gene encoding serine/threonine-protein kinase CTR1 isoform X1, translating into MPHRRRLHSLAPLPPPPPSPHTAFDLSEAESRLPLLADYGRLKPVDDLSAPAAPPSAHWSAGSAFTGTEPATASTSTAATGSSLAPASSAARDDTWVRRSRESYYLQLSLAIRITSEAFLAGVPPELLLRRLGPGDEAEQHADVAADAAAVSYRLWVNGCLSWGDKIAHGFYNIMGIDPHLWAMCNADEGEGRRLPTLAALREVDASDQSSLEVVLVDKCGDSVLVDLERRALDLYRALGATLDLVRRLALLVSDHMGGALRSEDGDLYMRWKAGSKRLRKQQKSVVVPIGRLSIGFCRHRAILFKALADFIGLPCRIAQGCKYCSAPHRSSCLVKIENDIRYSREYVVDLVVVPGSISNPDSSINGQLLSSVSSPFKTSCTASLENYAAPVAAWNRAIADDRCNSMFSDSQYSAVAGDKNPLQADTKEGVVLKCGQVMQNDNCNNMSVFQVPKQLKAMELGTKDVNKENIPGLTLPKHLLAESSFAMDWLEISWDELELKERIGAGSFGTVYRADWHGSDVAVKVLTDQGVGEAQLKEFLREISIMKRVRHPNVVLFMGAVTKCPHLSIVTEYLPRGSLFRLISKASSGEILDLRRRLRMALDVAKGINYLHCLNPPIVHWDLKTPNMLVDKNWSVKVGDFGLSRFKATTFISSKSVAGTPEWMAPEFLRGEPSNEKCDVYSFGVILWELLTMQQPWGGLGPAQVVGAIAFQNRRLPIPKDTIPELAALVESCWADDPRQRPSFSSIVDTLKKLLKSMQGSGS; encoded by the exons ATGCCGCACCGTCGCCGCCTACACAGcctcgcgccgctgccgccgcctccccCTTCGCCTCACACCGCCTTCGACCTGTCCGAGGCCGAGTCGCGGCTGCCGCTCCTCGCAGACTACGGGCGGCTCAAGCCCGTCGACGACCTGTCCGCCCCCGCCGCGCCCCCGTCCGCGCACTGGAGCGCCGGGAGCGCCTTCACCGGCACCGAGCCCgcgaccgcctccacctccacggCAGCGACGGGCTCCTCCCTGGCTCCCGCGTCATCCGCCGCGAGGGACGACACGTGGGTGCGCCGCTCCAGGGAGAGCTACTACCTGCAGCTCTCCCTCGCCATCCGCATCACCTCCGAggccttcctcgccggcgtcccgcccgagctcctcctccgccgcctcggccccgGCGATGAGGCGGAGCAGCACGCCGACGTCGCCGCCGATGCCGCCGCCGTCTCCTACCGGCTCTGG GTGAACGGGTGCCTGTCATGGGGGGACAAGATCGCGCACGGGTTCTACAACATCATGGGCATCGACCCGCACCTGTGGGCGATGTGCAACGCCGACGAGGGGGAGGGCCGCCGGCTGCCGACGCTGGCGGCGCTGCGGGAGGTGGACGCTAGCGACCAGTCGTCGCTGGAGGTGGTGCTCGTCGACAAGTGCGGCGACTCCGTGCTGGTCGACCTGGAGCGGCGCGCGCTTGACCTCTACCGCGCGCTCGGCGCCACGCTCGACCTCGTCCGCCGCCTCGCCCTGCTCGTCTCCGACCACATGGG GGGTGCATTGAGGTCGGAGGACGGAGACCTGTACATGCGGTGGAAGGCGGGTAGCAAGCGGCTGCGCAAGCAGCAGAAGAGCGTCGTCGTCCCCATCGGCCGCTTGTCCATTGGGTTCTGCAGGCATCGCGCCATTCTCTTCAAG GCTCTGGCAGATTTTATCGGCCTGCCGTGCCGAATCGCGCAAGGTTGCAAGTACTGCTCTGCGCCTCACCGCTCCTCTTGCCTTGTCAAAATTGAAAACGACATAAGATATTCAAG GGAGTACGTTGTGGACCTCGTGGTCGTGCCAGGGAGCATCTCCAACCCAGACTCGTCCATCAACGGCCAGCTGCTCTCCTCCGTGTCTTCCCCTTTCAAGACTTCTTGCACCGCAAGTTTGGAAAACTATGCGGCACCTGTTGCGGCTTGGAATCGTGCGATAGCTGACGATCGTTGCAACTCGATGTTCTCAGATTCTCAATATTCAG CAGTTGCTGGGGACAAGAACCCTCTTCAGGCAGACACCAAAGAGGGTGTGGTGCTGAAATGCGGTCAGGTCATGCAGAATGACAACTGCAACAACATGTCAGTGTTTCAAGTGCCGAAGCAATTGAAGGCAATGGAGCTCGGCACCAAGGATGTCAATAAGGAGAACATCCCTGGTCTTACACTGCCGAAACACCTGCTCGCTGAGTCATCTTTCGCCATGGATTGGCTTGAGATATCATGGGATGAGCTTGAGCTCAAGGAACGCATAGGCGCTG GTTCTTTTGGCACCGTTTATCGAGCTGACTGGCACGGTTCT GACGTTGCAGTAAAAGTGCTTACAGACCAGGGTGTTGGTGAAGCTCAGCTGAAAGAATTCCTCAGAGAG ATCTCTATCATGAAACGAGTTCGGCATCCAAACGTGGTATTATTCATGGGCGCAGTGACAAAATGCCCGCATTTGTCGATAGTAACCGAGTACTTGCCAAG AGGGAGCCTCTTCCGTCTCATCAGCAAAGCTTCCAGTGGGGAAATACTTGATTTACGGCGGCGTTTGCGCATGGCATTAGATGTT GCAAAAGGTATCAACTATCTCCACTGTCTCAACCCTCCTATCGTACATTGGGATCTGAAGACACCAAACATGCTGGTCGATAAGAACTGGTCTGTAAAG GTAGGTGACTTCGGCTTGTCCAGATTTAAGGCGACCACCTTCATATCGTCCAAATCAGTCGCTGGAACA CCAGAGTGGATGGCACCAGAATTTCTCCGTGGCGAGCCATCCAACGAGAAATGtgacgtgtacagcttcggcgtgATCTTATGGGAGCTCCTGACGATGCAGCAACCATGGGGCGGCCTAGGCCCAGCACAA GTAGTAGGGGCAATTGCTTTCCAGAACAGAAGGCTCCCAATCCCCAAAGACACCATCCCAGAACTAGCTGCTCTTGTTGAATCCTGTTGGGCTGA TGATCCAAGGCAGCGCCCTTCGTTTTCGAGTATTGTGGATACGCTGAAGAAGTTGCTCAAGTCGATGCAGGGATCCGGTTCATGA
- the LOC123046482 gene encoding serine/threonine-protein kinase CTR1 isoform X2, which translates to MPHRRRLHSLAPLPPPPPSPHTAFDLSEAESRLPLLADYGRLKPVDDLSAPAAPPSAHWSAGSAFTGTEPATASTSTAATGSSLAPASSAARDDTWVRRSRESYYLQLSLAIRITSEAFLAGVPPELLLRRLGPGDEAEQHADVAADAAAVSYRLWVNGCLSWGDKIAHGFYNIMGIDPHLWAMCNADEGEGRRLPTLAALREVDASDQSSLEVVLVDKCGDSVLVDLERRALDLYRALGATLDLVRRLALLVSDHMGGALRSEDGDLYMRWKAGSKRLRKQQKSVVVPIGRLSIGFCRHRAILFKALADFIGLPCRIAQGCKYCSAPHRSSCLVKIENDIRYSREYVVDLVVVPGSISNPDSSINGQLLSSVSSPFKTSCTASLENYAAPVAAWNRAIADDRCNSMFSDSQYSVAGDKNPLQADTKEGVVLKCGQVMQNDNCNNMSVFQVPKQLKAMELGTKDVNKENIPGLTLPKHLLAESSFAMDWLEISWDELELKERIGAGSFGTVYRADWHGSDVAVKVLTDQGVGEAQLKEFLREISIMKRVRHPNVVLFMGAVTKCPHLSIVTEYLPRGSLFRLISKASSGEILDLRRRLRMALDVAKGINYLHCLNPPIVHWDLKTPNMLVDKNWSVKVGDFGLSRFKATTFISSKSVAGTPEWMAPEFLRGEPSNEKCDVYSFGVILWELLTMQQPWGGLGPAQVVGAIAFQNRRLPIPKDTIPELAALVESCWADDPRQRPSFSSIVDTLKKLLKSMQGSGS; encoded by the exons ATGCCGCACCGTCGCCGCCTACACAGcctcgcgccgctgccgccgcctccccCTTCGCCTCACACCGCCTTCGACCTGTCCGAGGCCGAGTCGCGGCTGCCGCTCCTCGCAGACTACGGGCGGCTCAAGCCCGTCGACGACCTGTCCGCCCCCGCCGCGCCCCCGTCCGCGCACTGGAGCGCCGGGAGCGCCTTCACCGGCACCGAGCCCgcgaccgcctccacctccacggCAGCGACGGGCTCCTCCCTGGCTCCCGCGTCATCCGCCGCGAGGGACGACACGTGGGTGCGCCGCTCCAGGGAGAGCTACTACCTGCAGCTCTCCCTCGCCATCCGCATCACCTCCGAggccttcctcgccggcgtcccgcccgagctcctcctccgccgcctcggccccgGCGATGAGGCGGAGCAGCACGCCGACGTCGCCGCCGATGCCGCCGCCGTCTCCTACCGGCTCTGG GTGAACGGGTGCCTGTCATGGGGGGACAAGATCGCGCACGGGTTCTACAACATCATGGGCATCGACCCGCACCTGTGGGCGATGTGCAACGCCGACGAGGGGGAGGGCCGCCGGCTGCCGACGCTGGCGGCGCTGCGGGAGGTGGACGCTAGCGACCAGTCGTCGCTGGAGGTGGTGCTCGTCGACAAGTGCGGCGACTCCGTGCTGGTCGACCTGGAGCGGCGCGCGCTTGACCTCTACCGCGCGCTCGGCGCCACGCTCGACCTCGTCCGCCGCCTCGCCCTGCTCGTCTCCGACCACATGGG GGGTGCATTGAGGTCGGAGGACGGAGACCTGTACATGCGGTGGAAGGCGGGTAGCAAGCGGCTGCGCAAGCAGCAGAAGAGCGTCGTCGTCCCCATCGGCCGCTTGTCCATTGGGTTCTGCAGGCATCGCGCCATTCTCTTCAAG GCTCTGGCAGATTTTATCGGCCTGCCGTGCCGAATCGCGCAAGGTTGCAAGTACTGCTCTGCGCCTCACCGCTCCTCTTGCCTTGTCAAAATTGAAAACGACATAAGATATTCAAG GGAGTACGTTGTGGACCTCGTGGTCGTGCCAGGGAGCATCTCCAACCCAGACTCGTCCATCAACGGCCAGCTGCTCTCCTCCGTGTCTTCCCCTTTCAAGACTTCTTGCACCGCAAGTTTGGAAAACTATGCGGCACCTGTTGCGGCTTGGAATCGTGCGATAGCTGACGATCGTTGCAACTCGATGTTCTCAGATTCTCAATATTCAG TTGCTGGGGACAAGAACCCTCTTCAGGCAGACACCAAAGAGGGTGTGGTGCTGAAATGCGGTCAGGTCATGCAGAATGACAACTGCAACAACATGTCAGTGTTTCAAGTGCCGAAGCAATTGAAGGCAATGGAGCTCGGCACCAAGGATGTCAATAAGGAGAACATCCCTGGTCTTACACTGCCGAAACACCTGCTCGCTGAGTCATCTTTCGCCATGGATTGGCTTGAGATATCATGGGATGAGCTTGAGCTCAAGGAACGCATAGGCGCTG GTTCTTTTGGCACCGTTTATCGAGCTGACTGGCACGGTTCT GACGTTGCAGTAAAAGTGCTTACAGACCAGGGTGTTGGTGAAGCTCAGCTGAAAGAATTCCTCAGAGAG ATCTCTATCATGAAACGAGTTCGGCATCCAAACGTGGTATTATTCATGGGCGCAGTGACAAAATGCCCGCATTTGTCGATAGTAACCGAGTACTTGCCAAG AGGGAGCCTCTTCCGTCTCATCAGCAAAGCTTCCAGTGGGGAAATACTTGATTTACGGCGGCGTTTGCGCATGGCATTAGATGTT GCAAAAGGTATCAACTATCTCCACTGTCTCAACCCTCCTATCGTACATTGGGATCTGAAGACACCAAACATGCTGGTCGATAAGAACTGGTCTGTAAAG GTAGGTGACTTCGGCTTGTCCAGATTTAAGGCGACCACCTTCATATCGTCCAAATCAGTCGCTGGAACA CCAGAGTGGATGGCACCAGAATTTCTCCGTGGCGAGCCATCCAACGAGAAATGtgacgtgtacagcttcggcgtgATCTTATGGGAGCTCCTGACGATGCAGCAACCATGGGGCGGCCTAGGCCCAGCACAA GTAGTAGGGGCAATTGCTTTCCAGAACAGAAGGCTCCCAATCCCCAAAGACACCATCCCAGAACTAGCTGCTCTTGTTGAATCCTGTTGGGCTGA TGATCCAAGGCAGCGCCCTTCGTTTTCGAGTATTGTGGATACGCTGAAGAAGTTGCTCAAGTCGATGCAGGGATCCGGTTCATGA